Proteins co-encoded in one Marinobacter qingdaonensis genomic window:
- a CDS encoding NAD(P)H-dependent oxidoreductase: protein MSLKLHTIICSTRPGRVGPSVAKWFNEFANGQGQFESTLVDLADFQLPVYNEPHHPRLQKYEHEHTRAWSKSVSDADGYAFVIPEYNYCPPPSFMNALDYVYNEWNYKPCGFVSYGGVSGGLRSAQLAKQLATSVKMMPMMEGVMVQAPWSLLDDEKNFVPNEHHEDSGKALLTELEKWARALKTIRT, encoded by the coding sequence ATGTCTCTGAAACTTCATACCATCATTTGCAGCACCCGACCCGGTCGCGTGGGCCCCTCAGTCGCCAAATGGTTCAATGAATTCGCCAACGGCCAGGGCCAGTTTGAATCTACCCTGGTCGACCTCGCCGACTTCCAATTGCCCGTTTACAACGAACCCCACCACCCTCGGCTCCAGAAATACGAGCACGAGCACACCCGGGCCTGGTCCAAGAGCGTCTCTGACGCCGATGGCTATGCTTTTGTCATCCCCGAGTACAATTACTGCCCTCCTCCATCCTTCATGAACGCGCTGGATTACGTCTACAACGAGTGGAATTACAAGCCCTGCGGTTTCGTCAGCTATGGCGGTGTCTCCGGCGGCTTGCGCTCCGCCCAGTTAGCAAAACAGCTGGCAACGTCAGTAAAGATGATGCCGATGATGGAAGGTGTGATGGTGCAGGCGCCTTGGTCTCTGCTTGATGACGAGAAAAACTTCGTACCCAATGAACATCACGAGGACTCTGGGAAAGCCCTGCTCACCGAACTGGAAAAATGGGCCCGAGCTCTAAAAACGATCCGCACCTGA
- a CDS encoding LacI family DNA-binding transcriptional regulator, whose protein sequence is MKVSDKPRRLTVKRMAEMLNVSTATISNAFNRPDQLSEARRRWILEECRRVGYMGPNAAARSLRTGRTGNVGVMLADNLAYSLTDPVASEFLHGLAEVFDRRQMNMLLLSSREDDEHRSRLQESMVDGFIVYGWLQEGRTYDRLLQHGKPMVAVDFDLEGCTWVNIDNYAGARGSAEHALKQAPETVAILGLRLVDTDQVCRVGDQKLFNEKRAISVRRLNGYTDALAAAGRQVSSELIWSVPVNTHQVAYQAAREALTSSPRPDLLLCMSDRIALAAIQVALQMGLKVPEDVRVVGFDGIPEGANLHPSLTTVYQQSAEKGRTAARLFLGEQEDRNVLLPTCLEIRESCP, encoded by the coding sequence ATGAAGGTCAGCGACAAGCCCCGACGTCTGACGGTGAAAAGGATGGCGGAGATGCTCAACGTCTCCACCGCCACCATCTCCAATGCCTTCAACCGTCCTGACCAGTTGTCCGAGGCACGGCGTCGGTGGATTCTGGAAGAGTGCCGACGAGTGGGCTATATGGGGCCGAACGCCGCCGCCCGGAGCCTGAGGACCGGGCGCACCGGCAACGTCGGCGTGATGTTGGCGGATAACCTGGCCTACAGCCTGACCGATCCCGTGGCCAGCGAATTCCTCCATGGGTTGGCCGAAGTCTTCGACCGGCGGCAGATGAATATGTTGCTGCTTTCCTCTCGGGAGGATGACGAGCACCGCAGTCGACTGCAGGAATCCATGGTTGATGGCTTCATCGTCTACGGCTGGCTGCAGGAAGGGCGGACCTATGATCGCCTCCTGCAGCATGGAAAGCCCATGGTGGCCGTGGATTTTGATCTGGAGGGATGCACCTGGGTCAATATCGACAACTATGCCGGTGCCCGTGGCAGTGCGGAACACGCTCTGAAACAGGCACCGGAAACGGTGGCCATTCTCGGGCTGCGCCTGGTGGATACGGACCAGGTGTGTCGGGTAGGGGACCAGAAGCTGTTCAACGAAAAAAGGGCCATTTCGGTTCGACGGTTGAACGGCTATACCGACGCTCTGGCCGCCGCGGGCCGGCAGGTGTCGTCCGAGCTGATTTGGTCGGTGCCCGTCAATACGCACCAGGTGGCTTACCAGGCGGCACGAGAGGCGCTGACCTCGAGTCCACGGCCTGATTTGCTGCTCTGTATGAGCGACCGCATTGCCTTGGCGGCGATTCAGGTGGCCCTGCAAATGGGCCTGAAAGTTCCAGAGGATGTGCGGGTGGTGGGGTTCGACGGCATTCCCGAAGGTGCGAACCTGCATCCCTCACTGACCACCGTTTACCAACAGAGTGCAGAAAAAGGGCGAACCGCTGCCCGTCTGTTTCTGGGCGAACAGGAAGACCGCAACGTACTGCTACCAACCTGTCTGGAGATTCGGGAAAGTTGCCCGTGA
- a CDS encoding sn-glycerol-3-phosphate ABC transporter ATP-binding protein UgpC, protein MASVELNKINKTFGGVEVIPGVDLRIEDGEFVVFVGPSGCGKSTLLRLIAGLEDPTSGDILIDNDLVTDLSPKERGVGMVFQSYALYPHMSVYENIAFGLKLGKANKHKVREWVEKTAEVLQLDKLMNRKPRELSGGQRQRVAIGRAMAREPKIMLFDEPLSNLDASLRVQMRTEIAKLHDRLKSTMIYVTHDQVEAMTLADKIVVLNRGKVEQVGTPYELYETPASLFVAGFIGSPKMNLVPGTIAETAADGTTGVDVAGWGRLLVNRDTSSLQSGDQVTLGIRPEHMQLEISTSASGLDVVNVEYLGNEAYVYVALPGVEEPIVVRQPVPCGVQPGQRVSLSAEPQCVHLFNSDGLALGARAQAENGTEAMATAVRRA, encoded by the coding sequence ATGGCCAGTGTGGAACTGAACAAGATCAACAAAACCTTTGGCGGAGTGGAGGTAATACCGGGCGTAGACCTTCGAATTGAAGACGGTGAATTCGTGGTCTTCGTGGGACCGTCAGGCTGCGGTAAGTCGACCTTGCTTCGACTCATCGCCGGCCTGGAGGATCCCACCTCCGGCGACATTCTGATCGACAACGACCTGGTCACCGACCTTTCCCCCAAGGAACGGGGAGTTGGCATGGTGTTCCAGTCCTACGCGCTTTATCCGCACATGTCGGTCTACGAGAACATTGCCTTCGGTTTGAAACTGGGCAAGGCGAACAAGCACAAGGTCAGGGAGTGGGTTGAGAAAACCGCCGAGGTGCTGCAGCTCGACAAACTGATGAATCGCAAACCCCGGGAGCTGTCCGGCGGCCAACGCCAGCGCGTGGCCATCGGCCGGGCCATGGCCCGGGAGCCCAAGATCATGCTCTTTGATGAGCCCCTCTCCAACCTGGACGCCAGCCTCCGGGTGCAGATGCGCACGGAAATTGCAAAGCTGCACGACAGGCTCAAGTCCACCATGATTTATGTCACCCACGATCAGGTCGAGGCAATGACCCTGGCCGACAAAATCGTGGTTCTCAATCGTGGCAAGGTGGAGCAGGTGGGAACCCCCTACGAGCTCTATGAAACCCCTGCCAGCCTGTTTGTCGCCGGGTTTATTGGCTCACCGAAGATGAACCTGGTGCCCGGCACCATTGCCGAGACAGCAGCGGATGGCACCACCGGCGTCGACGTTGCCGGTTGGGGCAGACTGTTGGTGAATCGCGACACCTCCTCACTGCAATCCGGCGACCAGGTCACCCTGGGGATTCGGCCGGAGCACATGCAGCTGGAGATCAGCACCTCCGCCAGCGGTCTGGATGTCGTGAATGTGGAATATCTTGGCAATGAAGCTTATGTTTACGTGGCTTTGCCAGGTGTGGAGGAACCCATTGTGGTTCGCCAGCCAGTCCCGTGCGGCGTACAACCTGGCCAGCGTGTCTCGCTGTCTGCAGAGCCCCAATGTGTTCACCTGTTCAACAGCGACGGGCTGGCACTGGGTGCACGTGCGCAGGCGGAAAACGGAACAGAAGCGATGGCAACCGCAGTAAGAAGAGCCTGA
- a CDS encoding alpha-amylase family glycosyl hydrolase, with protein MNQSQPWWKGGIIYQIYPRSFLDTTGDGIGDLQGITERLSYVASLGVDAIWLSPFFTSPMKDFGYDVSDYRGVDPIFGNLDDYRALVAEAHRLGLKVIIDQVLSHTADSHPWFAESRTSRDNPKSDWYVWADPKPDGNPPNNWLSIFGGSAWAWDSRRGQYYLHNFLTSQPDLNFHNPEVRQAQLDNMRFWLDLGADGFRLDTVNFYYHSQGLENNPAVREGDSKTFVANSINPYTYQRHVYDLSQPENLAFLGELRSLMDEYPDTTLVGEIGDDNPLQRMAEYTQGNKRLHMAYSFDLLSDRQGPEWVRDVVRRFQNGLAGGWPCWALSNHDVVRVVSRWGQGVDDPKALARILMALLLSLRGSVSIYQGEELGLPEAEVPFEALQDPYGIEFWPEFKGRDGCRTPMPWTADQNGGFTSGSTPWLPVDRRHLEMAVAVQEEDSESTLNQVRRLIRWRQQQPALVGGDLSLIEDTGDALCWVRRTEDQAIFVALNVTGTELRLPAPVSIRRAFGEPGFQGRIEDGDLVLPPYQALFGEL; from the coding sequence ATGAATCAATCTCAACCCTGGTGGAAAGGCGGCATTATTTACCAGATCTATCCTCGTAGTTTTCTTGACACTACGGGCGATGGCATCGGCGACCTGCAGGGCATTACCGAAAGGCTGTCCTATGTCGCATCCCTGGGGGTCGACGCTATCTGGCTGTCGCCGTTTTTCACCTCGCCCATGAAGGACTTTGGGTACGATGTTTCTGATTACCGGGGCGTTGATCCGATCTTTGGCAACCTGGACGATTACCGGGCGCTGGTGGCCGAAGCCCATCGCCTTGGCCTGAAAGTCATCATCGACCAGGTGCTGAGCCACACCGCGGACAGCCACCCGTGGTTTGCCGAAAGCCGGACCAGCCGCGACAACCCGAAATCGGACTGGTACGTCTGGGCCGACCCCAAACCCGATGGCAACCCGCCCAATAACTGGCTCTCGATCTTTGGCGGCAGCGCCTGGGCCTGGGATAGCCGGCGAGGCCAGTATTACCTGCACAACTTCCTGACCAGTCAGCCCGACCTGAACTTCCACAATCCGGAGGTGCGCCAGGCCCAGCTCGACAACATGCGGTTCTGGCTGGACCTGGGAGCCGACGGTTTCCGACTGGATACCGTGAACTTCTACTACCACAGCCAGGGACTGGAGAATAATCCGGCCGTCCGGGAAGGGGACAGCAAGACCTTTGTCGCCAACAGCATCAATCCCTACACCTACCAGCGGCATGTGTACGACCTCAGCCAGCCGGAAAACCTGGCGTTTCTGGGTGAACTTCGCTCCCTGATGGACGAGTACCCGGACACCACGTTGGTCGGGGAAATTGGCGACGATAACCCACTTCAACGCATGGCCGAGTACACTCAGGGAAACAAGCGTCTGCACATGGCCTATTCCTTTGACCTCTTGTCCGACCGCCAGGGGCCGGAGTGGGTCCGGGACGTGGTAAGGCGGTTCCAGAACGGGCTGGCGGGTGGCTGGCCCTGCTGGGCGCTGAGCAACCACGATGTGGTGCGTGTGGTGTCCCGATGGGGGCAGGGGGTCGACGACCCGAAGGCCCTCGCCCGGATCCTCATGGCCTTGCTGCTGAGCTTGCGCGGCAGTGTCTCGATCTACCAGGGCGAGGAACTCGGATTGCCCGAGGCCGAAGTACCGTTCGAGGCCCTCCAGGACCCTTATGGCATCGAGTTCTGGCCAGAGTTCAAGGGGCGGGACGGGTGTCGAACGCCCATGCCCTGGACCGCCGACCAAAACGGCGGCTTCACCTCCGGTTCGACGCCCTGGTTGCCGGTGGACCGACGTCACCTGGAGATGGCTGTGGCCGTCCAGGAAGAGGATTCCGAATCGACCCTGAATCAGGTGCGTCGACTGATTCGCTGGCGGCAACAGCAACCCGCACTGGTTGGGGGTGACCTGAGCCTCATCGAGGACACCGGAGACGCGCTTTGCTGGGTCCGTCGCACCGAGGACCAGGCCATTTTCGTAGCGCTCAATGTCACCGGTACCGAGCTTAGGTTGCCTGCCCCTGTTTCGATCCGTAGGGCATTCGGCGAACCCGGCTTCCAGGGACGCATCGAGGACGGCGACCTGGTTTTGCCCCCGTACCAGGCGCTGTTCGGCGAACTGTAA
- a CDS encoding carbohydrate ABC transporter permease: MSMKLAKRLISRIAFYTLLAAILIFTVFPFYYAILTSFESGSQLFTVEYWFSSFDWSNYASVLGEASFVTSIWNSVLVASSTVVIAMAFGLTAAYALGRVKFRGRGAVLMIVLSVSMFPQVAVLSGLFEVIRAMNLYNDPLALIFSYTIFTLPFTVWILTTFMRQLPKELEEAAIVDGASPMTTLFRVFIPLMWPAMATTGLLAFIAAWNEFLFALTFTLTNSERTVPVAIALITGGSQHELPWGNLMAASVVVTVPLVVLVLIFQRRIVSGLTAGAVKG, from the coding sequence ATGAGCATGAAACTGGCCAAGCGCCTGATCAGCAGAATCGCGTTCTACACGCTGCTGGCCGCGATCCTGATCTTCACGGTGTTTCCGTTCTACTACGCCATTCTGACCTCGTTCGAAAGCGGCTCGCAGCTGTTCACGGTGGAGTACTGGTTTAGCTCCTTCGATTGGTCCAACTACGCATCGGTTCTGGGGGAGGCGTCCTTCGTGACCAGCATCTGGAACTCGGTGCTGGTGGCGTCGTCCACGGTGGTGATCGCCATGGCCTTCGGTCTGACCGCAGCCTATGCCCTGGGCCGGGTCAAGTTCCGGGGCCGGGGCGCGGTGCTGATGATCGTGCTGAGCGTGTCCATGTTTCCTCAGGTCGCGGTTTTGTCGGGTCTCTTCGAGGTGATCCGCGCCATGAACCTGTACAACGACCCGCTCGCCCTGATCTTTTCCTACACCATTTTCACGCTGCCGTTCACGGTGTGGATTCTGACCACCTTCATGCGGCAATTACCGAAGGAGCTGGAAGAGGCGGCCATTGTCGACGGCGCATCGCCGATGACGACCCTGTTCCGGGTGTTCATCCCGTTGATGTGGCCGGCGATGGCGACCACGGGGCTGCTGGCGTTCATCGCGGCCTGGAACGAATTCCTGTTTGCACTCACCTTCACGCTCACCAACAGCGAGCGCACCGTCCCGGTTGCTATCGCCCTGATCACGGGCGGGTCCCAGCATGAACTGCCCTGGGGCAACCTGATGGCAGCCTCCGTGGTTGTGACCGTTCCGCTGGTGGTGCTGGTACTGATCTTTCAACGTCGAATTGTCTCCGGCCTGACAGCGGGCGCGGTCAAAGGATAA
- a CDS encoding sugar ABC transporter permease, with translation MAISTSAPNNTKTHDGSPSGAPLARSRPSRIHRQRLRAAWLCLIPMLLVLAAVAGWPLVRTIWFSFTDASFSNISEYGWVGLENYLVYDDGAWYGVLADPTWWQSVWNTLFFTVVSVGAETVLGLIIALTLNAQFRGRGLIRAATLIPWAVPTIVSAKMWGWMLHDQFGIINDVLMTLGIIAEPLNWTANADLSMWAVIMVDVWKTTPFMALLTLAALQMLPSDCYEAAKVDGIHPVRVFFKVTLPLILPALMVAIIFRVLDALRVFDVIYVLTSNSEDTMSMSVYARQQLVQFQDVGYGSAASTVLFLIIALLTITYLYLGRKQIGGES, from the coding sequence ATGGCCATTTCGACTTCCGCGCCCAATAACACCAAAACCCACGATGGGTCTCCGTCCGGCGCCCCGCTGGCCCGGAGCCGGCCCAGCAGAATCCACCGTCAGCGCCTGCGCGCGGCCTGGCTCTGCCTCATTCCCATGCTGTTGGTCCTGGCCGCCGTCGCCGGTTGGCCTCTGGTACGTACCATCTGGTTCAGTTTCACCGATGCCAGTTTTTCCAACATCAGCGAATACGGCTGGGTAGGGCTGGAGAACTACCTGGTCTACGACGACGGTGCCTGGTACGGGGTTCTGGCGGACCCAACCTGGTGGCAATCGGTCTGGAACACCCTGTTTTTCACCGTGGTGTCGGTGGGTGCCGAAACGGTGTTGGGGCTCATCATCGCCCTGACCTTGAACGCCCAGTTCCGCGGTAGAGGGCTGATCCGGGCGGCAACGCTGATTCCCTGGGCGGTGCCGACCATCGTGTCCGCCAAAATGTGGGGCTGGATGCTGCATGACCAGTTCGGAATCATCAACGATGTCCTGATGACCCTGGGCATCATTGCTGAACCTTTGAACTGGACCGCCAACGCCGATCTCTCGATGTGGGCGGTGATCATGGTCGATGTCTGGAAGACCACACCGTTCATGGCGTTGCTGACCCTGGCGGCACTGCAGATGCTGCCGTCGGACTGTTACGAAGCGGCCAAAGTGGACGGCATTCATCCGGTTCGGGTGTTCTTCAAAGTCACCCTGCCGCTGATTCTTCCGGCCCTGATGGTCGCCATCATCTTCCGGGTCCTGGACGCCTTGCGTGTGTTCGACGTGATCTATGTGCTGACCTCCAACAGCGAGGACACCATGTCGATGTCCGTATACGCGAGACAGCAACTGGTCCAATTCCAGGATGTGGGGTACGGCTCGGCGGCATCCACCGTGCTTTTCCTCATCATCGCGTTGTTGACCATCACCTACCTGTACCTGGGGCGCAAGCAGATTGGAGGCGAGTCATGA
- a CDS encoding ABC transporter substrate-binding protein: protein MSRFNIKHWFLGGLAAASLVGGLQAETITISCGAVGAERQLCEEGTRLWSEKTGHEVQVVSTPNSATERLSLYQQLLAAQSGDVDIFQIDVVWPGMLANHMIDLSEHTDGVEEEHFQPLISNNTVDGRLVAMPWFTDAGVLYYRKDLLEKYDQPVPETWEQLTATAETVMAAEREAGQDKFWGFVWQGRAYEGLTCDALEWVASYNGGTIVNPDGEVTINNPAAKKALTVASQWVGTISPKSVLNYTEEEARGVFQSGNALFMRNWPYAWSLTQSADSPIKDRVGVVALPRGEESGQHAGTLGGWQLAVSKYSNNSELAADLVLYLTSFQEQKRRAIQGSYNPTIPALYRDEDVLAAVPFFGELFETFKNGVARPSSATGDKYGRVSNAFFNSVHDVLSGEANADQALSKLERDLRRLGRRGW, encoded by the coding sequence ATGTCCCGTTTCAATATCAAACACTGGTTCCTCGGCGGCCTGGCCGCCGCATCCCTCGTGGGAGGGTTGCAAGCCGAAACCATCACCATTTCGTGTGGTGCTGTGGGCGCCGAGCGTCAACTCTGCGAGGAGGGCACCCGGTTGTGGTCGGAAAAAACCGGTCACGAGGTGCAGGTGGTATCCACCCCGAATTCCGCCACCGAACGGCTGTCTTTGTATCAGCAGCTCCTCGCCGCCCAGTCGGGTGATGTCGACATCTTCCAGATTGATGTGGTGTGGCCCGGCATGCTGGCCAACCACATGATCGACCTCTCGGAGCACACCGACGGGGTCGAAGAAGAGCATTTCCAGCCTTTGATCAGTAACAATACGGTGGACGGTAGACTGGTCGCCATGCCCTGGTTTACCGACGCAGGCGTGCTCTACTACCGGAAAGATCTGCTGGAAAAATACGATCAGCCGGTGCCGGAAACCTGGGAGCAGTTGACCGCGACCGCCGAAACGGTCATGGCGGCCGAGCGCGAGGCCGGCCAGGACAAGTTCTGGGGCTTCGTATGGCAGGGCAGAGCCTACGAAGGCTTGACCTGTGATGCCCTGGAATGGGTGGCCAGTTACAACGGCGGCACCATCGTCAATCCGGACGGCGAGGTGACCATCAATAACCCCGCTGCCAAGAAGGCCCTGACCGTTGCAAGCCAATGGGTTGGCACGATCTCGCCCAAGAGCGTCCTGAATTACACCGAAGAAGAGGCTCGCGGTGTCTTTCAGTCCGGCAACGCGTTGTTCATGCGCAACTGGCCCTATGCCTGGAGCCTGACCCAGAGTGCCGATAGCCCAATCAAAGACCGGGTTGGCGTGGTGGCCTTGCCCCGGGGTGAGGAATCCGGCCAGCACGCCGGAACCCTGGGCGGTTGGCAATTGGCCGTCTCCAAGTACTCGAACAACAGCGAGCTGGCGGCCGATCTGGTGCTGTACCTGACCAGCTTCCAGGAGCAAAAGCGTCGCGCTATCCAGGGCAGCTACAACCCAACGATTCCGGCGTTGTACCGGGACGAGGACGTCCTGGCGGCCGTTCCGTTTTTCGGGGAGCTGTTCGAGACCTTCAAGAATGGCGTGGCGCGTCCGTCATCGGCAACCGGTGACAAGTACGGCCGTGTCTCCAACGCTTTCTTCAACAGCGTTCACGACGTGCTGTCGGGCGAAGCCAATGCCGATCAGGCGCTGTCAAAGCTTGAGCGGGATCTCCGCCGGCTGGGACGTCGGGGTTGGTGA
- a CDS encoding carbohydrate porin: protein MAPIAVAIASTLPVAVQAQDSVEERLSALEAQLAEVEPKATGEEGFSFNTYARSGLLLNEDLKSAPGGPYLTPAGSVGGAVGRLGNEPDTYLEAILNYRQKADNGTKSLYRLMIADSTTSSNDWTANDGAVNVRQAYVEFSELAGFRGIVRNATIWAGKRFDRDNFDIHWLDSDFAFLAGTGAGIYDVQFASELSSNFSVYGRSFIDFPSDPDSSDGTSKTDNIILTANNYFGPVQLMVNGMTAADNDERIVAGNTDAADSGIHTMLAYHGDSFFGLSDGNFKVAVLHGSGLGAEVKNIGADGNLHEDAVSTRFGAYGTTYLGDHWRLAPAILAETSKDRYIKGDDYQWLTLNARFAHEIAANFEMQYEASWQTMDIDPRGYQGRSEVDGEYSRLTIAPTFKPQVGGFWNRPEIRVFASYSSWDDELDAYAVGDSLGEDSDFASDQWTFGAQMEVWF from the coding sequence ATGGCTCCCATTGCTGTAGCTATCGCCAGTACGCTGCCGGTAGCTGTTCAGGCCCAGGACAGTGTCGAAGAGCGCCTGTCGGCTTTGGAAGCCCAACTGGCAGAAGTTGAGCCCAAGGCCACGGGCGAGGAAGGCTTTTCCTTCAATACCTATGCCCGCTCCGGTTTGCTGCTGAATGAGGACTTGAAGAGCGCGCCAGGCGGCCCCTATCTGACGCCTGCCGGCTCTGTCGGTGGTGCGGTGGGGCGCCTGGGCAACGAACCGGATACCTATCTCGAAGCGATTCTCAACTATCGGCAGAAAGCCGACAACGGCACCAAGTCTTTGTATCGGCTGATGATTGCCGATTCCACTACGTCCAGTAACGACTGGACAGCGAACGACGGCGCCGTCAATGTCCGCCAGGCCTACGTGGAATTCAGCGAACTGGCCGGATTCAGAGGCATTGTCCGCAACGCCACCATCTGGGCCGGTAAACGGTTTGATCGGGACAACTTCGACATTCACTGGCTGGACAGCGACTTCGCGTTTCTGGCCGGCACGGGCGCGGGTATCTATGACGTCCAGTTCGCGTCCGAGCTGAGTTCCAACTTCTCGGTGTACGGTCGGAGCTTTATCGATTTCCCGTCAGACCCCGACAGTTCCGACGGCACCTCCAAGACCGACAACATCATTCTGACGGCCAACAATTATTTCGGCCCGGTTCAGTTGATGGTCAACGGCATGACGGCGGCAGACAACGATGAGCGCATCGTGGCCGGAAATACGGACGCGGCCGACAGCGGAATTCACACCATGCTTGCCTACCATGGTGACAGCTTCTTCGGTTTGTCCGATGGCAACTTCAAAGTGGCAGTGCTGCACGGTTCGGGGCTTGGCGCCGAGGTCAAGAATATCGGCGCAGACGGCAACCTTCACGAGGATGCGGTCAGCACCCGGTTCGGCGCCTACGGCACTACTTACCTGGGCGACCACTGGCGCCTGGCTCCGGCAATTCTGGCTGAAACCAGCAAGGACCGGTACATCAAGGGCGACGACTATCAGTGGCTCACCCTTAATGCCCGCTTCGCCCATGAAATTGCCGCCAACTTTGAGATGCAGTACGAGGCATCCTGGCAAACCATGGATATAGATCCCCGTGGCTACCAGGGGAGGTCCGAGGTTGATGGTGAGTATTCTCGCCTGACCATCGCGCCCACGTTCAAACCGCAGGTAGGCGGTTTCTGGAATCGCCCGGAAATTCGTGTTTTTGCCAGTTACTCTAGTTGGGACGACGAACTGGATGCCTATGCCGTGGGCGATTCCCTCGGTGAGGACAGCGATTTTGCCAGCGACCAATGGACCTTTGGCGCCCAGATGGAAGTGTGGTTCTAA
- a CDS encoding carbohydrate kinase → MLKVISFGEALIDMLSNRISDSQGAVDQPSDTESFTKYPGGAPANVAAAVAKLGGNSYFAGKVGADMFGDFLVQSLEDLNVQTDYLVQTQEAKTALAFVSLDSTGERSFEFYRGPSADLLFRPDDFKPDWFQGPGIFHFCSNTLTEPGILEATHAGVEIARSAGWLVSFDANLRANLWPQGADPYESVWHCVQQADLVKLSAEELDFLCRGQDEPEVIGRILAGRAVLVLVTDGGKPLRYFTAEGAGTIAPKTVTMVDSTAAGDAFVGGLLFRLSQLDITGARLGELAQDTRQLEGVLSFASACGAHAVTRAGAFTSLPALTDISGEH, encoded by the coding sequence ATGTTGAAGGTGATTTCATTCGGCGAAGCCCTGATCGACATGCTCTCGAATCGGATCAGTGATAGCCAAGGCGCGGTTGACCAACCGTCGGACACAGAGAGCTTCACCAAATATCCGGGCGGTGCCCCGGCCAACGTGGCAGCGGCCGTGGCCAAGCTGGGTGGTAACAGCTATTTCGCGGGTAAGGTCGGTGCCGACATGTTTGGCGACTTCCTGGTTCAGTCCCTTGAGGACCTGAACGTTCAGACCGATTATCTGGTTCAGACTCAGGAGGCCAAGACCGCGTTGGCGTTTGTCTCACTGGATTCGACTGGCGAGCGCAGCTTCGAGTTCTACCGCGGGCCCTCGGCGGATCTCTTGTTCCGGCCTGATGACTTCAAACCCGACTGGTTCCAGGGCCCGGGCATCTTTCATTTCTGTTCCAACACACTGACCGAGCCCGGGATTCTCGAGGCCACCCATGCCGGGGTGGAAATCGCCCGGTCGGCCGGCTGGCTGGTCAGCTTCGATGCGAACCTGCGGGCCAACCTCTGGCCCCAGGGGGCCGACCCGTACGAGTCGGTTTGGCATTGCGTCCAGCAAGCGGACCTGGTGAAACTGTCCGCCGAAGAGCTGGACTTCTTGTGCCGTGGCCAGGATGAACCGGAGGTTATTGGTCGAATTCTGGCGGGCAGGGCGGTGCTGGTGTTGGTCACCGACGGTGGCAAACCGCTGCGCTACTTCACCGCCGAGGGCGCCGGCACCATTGCCCCGAAAACGGTGACCATGGTGGACAGCACCGCCGCCGGTGACGCGTTTGTGGGCGGGCTGCTGTTTCGGCTATCTCAGCTGGATATTACCGGCGCCCGGTTGGGCGAACTTGCACAAGACACACGCCAGCTCGAAGGGGTTCTGAGTTTTGCCAGCGCCTGTGGCGCTCATGCGGTGACCCGTGCGGGCGCATTCACCTCGTTGCCCGCCCTGACGGACATCAGTGGCGAGCACTGA